In Cucurbita pepo subsp. pepo cultivar mu-cu-16 chromosome LG04, ASM280686v2, whole genome shotgun sequence, the following are encoded in one genomic region:
- the LOC111792139 gene encoding uncharacterized protein LOC111792139: protein MKNPLRLKAVNHISIVCNSVEKSVDFYQRVLGFYSVKRPASFTFHGAWLYNYGMGIHLLQSCEADDKPKKRVINPKDNHLSFQSENMGATEKQLKEMRIEYVKCEVEDDGVFVDQLFFHDPDGLMIEICNCENLPILPLSGGDSPTAAARLCSIQQAEQQQKLQQIQNAAVQMMQLQQLLISIPCNACT from the exons atGAAGAATCCTCTTCGTCTGAAGGCTGTGAATCACATCTCAATAGTCTGCAATTCAGTGGAGAAATCTGTGGATTTCTACCAGAGAGTTCTTGGCTTCTATTCTGTTAAAAGACCTGCTTCCTTCACCTTCCATGGCGCATG GTTGTACAATTACGGGATGGGGATACATCTTCTGCAGTCCTGTGAGGCGGACGATAAGCCGAAGAAGAGAGTGATAAACCCTAAAGACAATCATCTTTCGTTTCAGAGCGAGAACATGGGAGCTACTGAGAAGCAGCTGAAGGAGATGAGAATAGAGTACGTGAAGTGTGAGGTGGAAGACGATGGGGTCTTTGTTGACCAGTTGTTCTTCCACGACCCAGATGGCCTAATGATTGAAATTTGCAATTGTGAGAACCTCCCTATTCTTCCACTGTCTGGCGGCGATTCCCCGACCGCGGCGGCGCGTTTGTGCAGTATTCAACAAGCGGAGCAACAGCAAAAGCTACAACAGATTCAAAACGCTGCCGTTCAGATGATGCAGCTCCAACAGTTGCTCATCAGCATCCCATGCAATGCATGCACATGA